From a region of the Salarias fasciatus chromosome 6, fSalaFa1.1, whole genome shotgun sequence genome:
- the dctpp1 gene encoding glutamyl-tRNA(Gln) amidotransferase subunit B, mitochondrial: MMATNGKAACGVREDASSNGNIEDTSKSHSVVGNGATAEASQPQRFTFSPQPTIEDIRRLQAEFTDERDWNQFHQPRNLLLAMVGEVGEVSELFQWRGEVAEGLPDWTESEREQLAHELSDVLIYLVELAEKCRVDLPQAVLRKMALNRMKYPASKVHGSAKKYTEYKD, from the coding sequence ATGATGGCAACGAATGGAAAAGCTGCGTGCGGGGTGAGAGAAGACGCGTCTTCGAATGGAAACATTGAGGATACTTCCAAATCGCACTCAGTTGTGGGGAATGGAGCCACGGCGGAGGCGTCCCAGCCGCAGAGGTTCACCTTCAGCCCTCAGCCCACCATCGAGGATATTCGGCGTTTGCAGGCCGAGTTCACAGACGAGAGGGACTGGAACCAGTTTCACCAGCCCCGCAACCTGCTGCTGGCCATGGTCGGCGAGGTGGGAGAGGTGTCGGAGCTGTTCCAGTGGCGGGGGGAGGTGGCTGAGGGCCTGCCGGACTGGACCGAGTCCGAGCGGGAGCAGCTGGCGCACGAACTGAGCGACGTGCTCATCTACCTGGTGGAGCTCGCGGAAAAGTGCCGCGTCGATCTGCCACAAGCGGTGCTGCGTAAAATGGCCCTGAACAGAATGAAATATCCCGCCAGCAAGGTGCATGGGTCGGCCAAGAAGTACACTGAATACAAGGACTGA